A region from the Pelobates fuscus isolate aPelFus1 chromosome 3, aPelFus1.pri, whole genome shotgun sequence genome encodes:
- the BRF2 gene encoding transcription factor IIIB 50 kDa subunit, which produces MSGPRQCPDCGSCDVVEDAHYSQDQLVCTACGFILTEGLLTTTQAEEGFQQAVKFSESTGERESTSKCKLRGIKRVRDVCRVLRLPDSFTDTAVSYYEQAFNHPNYHFITTQKKEAVMGCCVYITCRQHQWPLTMATICTLLYTKKEIFASIYPDVVQTLKLNVPLLSLCDLVKSHCTSFKLFQNSSSAPTGYVEDLNKVLERALQTVELASETWLVTGRHPIPIVTAAAYVSWQSLQPSTRLSCTFVRFCKLSDVDLPPPSKKRLKEFHEIFLKLANQLPWLKMLSLNKNTVVRHLGDILKHRAYLLRQALAATETVNMSTDSETHSTTGKASRSTQFLPPCITNPQKRSYRMAFPPGPQNLTGEEDISDSEIEQYLRTPSEIEEFKHALAQVPSV; this is translated from the exons ATGTCGGGCCCCAGGCAGTGCCCTGACTGTGGCTCCTGTGATGTTGTGGAGGATGCTCACTACTCCCAGGACCAGCTGGTGTGCACTGCCTGCGGCTTTATATTGACAGAGGGACTGCTGACAACAACCCAGGCAGAGGAGGGCTTTCAGCAAG CGGTGAAGTTTTCTGAAAGTACCGGAGAGCGTGAATCAACAAGCAAGTGCAAACTTCGAG GCATAAAGCGAGTAAGGGATGTTTGCAGAGTTCTGAGACTGCCAGACAGCTTTACAGACACTGCAGTGTCTTACTATGAACAGGCCTTCAACCATCCCAACTATCACTTTATCACTACGCAGAAAAAGGAAGCCGTGATGGGATGTTGCGTTTACATTACTTGCAGACAGCACCAGTGGCCTCTTACCATGGCAACCATTTGCACTTTGCTATACACCAAGAAAgaaatatttgcaagcatttaccCTGATGTTGTTCAAACGCTGAAACTGAATGTACCATTGCTCAGCCTCTGTGATCTTGTGAAAAGTCATTGCACGAG TTTCAAGCTATTTCAAAACTCCTCTTCGGCCCCTACAGGATATGTAGAAGATCTCAATAAGGTCTTAGAGAGGGCTCTGCAAACAGTGGAATTGGCCAGTGAGACATGGCTAGTTACTGGACGTCACCCTATACCTATCGTTACAGCAGCTGCCTATGTTTCCTGGCAGTCTTTGCAACCATCCACGCGTTTGTCATGTACATTTGTCCGCTTCTGTAAATTATCTGATGTGGACTTGCCACCTCCGTCAAAGAAGAGACTAAAAGAATTTCATGAAATCTTCCTTAAGTTGGCCAACCAGCTTCCCTGGCTGAAAATGCTTTCCCTAAATAAGAACACTGTAGTGCGCCACCTAGGTGACATCCTGAAGCACCGTGCGTACCTTCTGAGACAGGCGCTAGCAGCCACAGAGACTGTCAATATGTCCACAGATTCTGAAACTCATTCCACCACTGGGAAGGCAAGCCGATCAACTCAGTTTCTTCCACCATGTATCACTAACCCTCAGAAAAGAAGCTACCGAATGGCATTCCCACCGGGCCCTCAGAATCTTACAGGGGAAGAGGATATCTCTGATAGcgagattgagcaatacttaagGACACCAAGTGAAATTGAGGAATTTAAACATGCCCTGGCTCAGGTACCTAGTGTTTAA